The Salmo salar chromosome ssa19, Ssal_v3.1, whole genome shotgun sequence DNA window aaaatatattctagattttagattcttcaaggtagcctttgccttgatgacagctttacacacgcaacttacctggtaaaatacaaaataaaaactatGTCTGGGATGTTGTCTTGGGCCTAGTGAGATTCCTTACtggaacagaggagacagataaTCAGATAAAGAATGAGAATGAAATAATATTTATTAACAGAAACATGTGAAAGGATTTAGAATACACCAAATGAGAATACTGTATAGTGAAGCTAAGGCAGGTTTTCTTCTAGTAGTTTGTTGAAGAACATTACAGTAGTCCAAACTCTAGAGGGTGGTAGAGTAGAACAGACCACAGACCCAGCAGCTTATAAAAAGCTGTGGTTACGGATGTGTGACTGTAACCTCTGTAATGTTTTTGTCTTCCAGAATTCTTGATATGCTTAATATACATTGTTTGTAATAAGTAGCTATTGCAATGGAACACCTGGACTGTTCTCATCCTAAATAATCTGTCCTTGATGACCTTTTGATGACATCATGGAGGACCTGGTTCCTGGTTCTGTCTTGGTGGAATAGAGCTTCCCGAAAGTGACttttttgtagcaggttaggagaacttatgcAGCAGATTAGGATAAataatgcagcaggttaggagtattaggttaaggttaggaaaagggctAGGGTTAGCTTAGAggctatcctaacctgccacaaaAAGTCACTTCCAGTCATAGCTGTACTCCATCTAGACACAACCCTGGTTCCTCAATCACCTCCAGGTGGCCTGGTCCTCCTGCGCCACCGAGTTGGGTGTGATCAGGCCGGCGAATATGGACCTCCCATGAGCAGGGGCTCTGTTTAGCCTGCTGTCCACCCTCTGCCTGGCGTCTTTGACCTTCTTGAGGCAGGAGGCACACAGGCAGCTATCCCTCACCAGGTACAGACATTCCACCCTCTGGATGGGGTCTATGCCTTTGTCATCCCCCGAGGGGATTGGGTTACACTTCAGGTTGACTCTCTCAAGGTGGGGCAGGTTGCGGAGGCACTCGGGCACCCGGGTCAGGTGGTTGTTGAACAGGCCCAGGTGGCGCAGCTCCTTGAGGGCTGCGATGGAGGACGGGATGCTTTCAAGGAGGTTCATGCCCAGGTTGAGGCTCCTCAGCTTCTGCAGGAGGCCGATCTCGTTGGGGAGTCCTATACTGCTCAGTAGGTTGTTACACAGGTTGAGGCTGTATAGGTTCTGGAGGTGCCCGATAGCTTCCGGGACGTGGTCCAGCTGGTTGCTGTGGAGATCCAGCCAGCGGAGGTTGATGAACTTGTCGATGGAGTCAGGGATCTTCTTGAGCATGTTGCGGCTCAGGTCCAGCTCGTCCACATCACACAGCTTCAGGATGCACTTGGGAAAGCTGGCAATCTCCATGTTGCTGAGGTCCAGCCGACGTTTGCCGTCCACGGTCAGCTTCAGAGCCAGCTTTGCCATCTTTAGGGTGATCTTCCGGCCTTTGGGCTCTTTTGACTGCTTGTTGCCCTTGGCCATGGTGCTTGAATAAATAAAGGAGGTGCAACTTGTTATGAGTTTAGTGTTTAACAAGTTTGATTAAAGGTGCTTTCCTTGGTTAAGCTTTAACCTGTTCCATCAATATGTTATTCGGTTTTCTATGGTTCTAACTACTTCAAGGATCGTAACAAAGCTGTTAATTTCTCCTTTACACACGAAGTAGACAGTAGAACAATGGAATTACTAGTAGAACCAGAACTTGATGTAATAGATATTGTCATAATCCCTTGTATCCATGACAATAGACTTGTCTCACTGTAACTAAGCTCATCACATTACAGCTAAGGAAATGACGCAGCTGGCTGTTGTTTGCCACTGTAGCAgagaatgaacatgcaccttgaCCACAAGAACTCTCAATCCCACCTTTTACTGGAATAAAAGAGTGAATAGTCATTGATTTTACTGTATAGCTTGTCTTTAAATGAACAATTATGAATAAGTTGAACCTATTCTCACATTCCCCCTATTTAACCTAACGTCTTACAACACTGACATCAACACTAGAATCTACTGTACGACTTTTCAGCAACAATCAAGTTTCTTTTGTTCTGAACTTATAGAATACAAGAAAAATATGATGTTTTGTTTCTTACCAGCGTTGGAGTTAGTCCACCACCCCCAGATCAGTGCAGAGCCAGAGAGGGTGCAATCTCCAGAGCGAAGACACAGgaatactgtcccaaggtacggCCGTGTTTGTCGAGGATCATTCCATCTCCCTGGCTGTGAATTATACATAAGAGCCACCGAGAGCCATGTAAATAAAAACCAGGAAGTGCATCGCTCTGACGTTTTTAGGTGGACACAGCTGAGGCCCTGTGTTTAACTGTCAGCCTGGCCTGGGTGCACTGTGAGTGCTGCTAGCTTTGTCACGTTTTTCTTTGTAACCAAGCAACTGAATTTTGTTTAGAACTAGGTCTGAGGCCTACAGGGAAAGAGCTAGTGTACTGTTGTTGCTGTTAATACCTTACTGTATACATTCTGTACACAGTTAGCATACAGTTGAAGATCAGAACAAATAAGTACAAATAAGCCTGTCATGTTGAGACATAAATGGTGGAAAATCTTAGACTATTTTCGTGTTATATTCTCATATTTCTCAAGTAATTTACTGCTACATTTACTTCCTTGTACACTGAAGTACCTAAGCGGGCCCTCATCCTACAGGAATAGAAAAGCAAAAACAACATGTTGTCTTTTACTTGGAGATAGAGAGATTGATCTTTGGCTATTGGAAGCCCTAAGAGAGTATTGTAATCAAACTTAAAGACATCGAGACTGAGTCAAAAGTAGGGCATATAAATGAACTTGTCCCGTTCGGTCTGGTCCCCTTCCCATGTTTGTAAATAGCATAGACTATGACCCACATCTCAGACTTCGCCCGATTtagttttttgaaatctgtcacatgGTTCATAAGGTACCTTAAAGCCACACACATACCTTATAGTGACATTACTCAACCCTGTCAACAAgggtatttttagccagatggGTATTTCATAACACATTCAAGATACACTAATCTCAGTCAGTATCATTTAGCAccaatagatggcaccatgataAGGGGTGAtggaaaataaattaatgttaccTTGATCCAAAACTTCAGCAGCACAGATTCATGTAGAACTCATACCATTCCATGATTTGGTATTCTACTGAGAATGGTTCTAAGAATGGAACCGGTATTTATGATGTCACTCACTGTTGTAAATCGATACATTCTAAATCTATGGTCAGTCTTATTTGCATGTATATGAAATATTTTGAGGTCATTGTTGATATAAATGTAATCTGAAGGACGACTAGCAGTATAAAAAATGTTACGAAAAGTAATAGCGTCTCTGGTGCTTGAAAATACTTAAACGTACCTAATAAAGCACACATTTCCATCAAATCTGTGCTCTTGACATTTACCATGGCCGTTGTAAATTTAGTTTGTTTGACAACTGAATCTGGTGTCAATAAATGTAAGGGTATAGTTTACCCTAGCCAGTTAGACAGAACCAACTTCGCTTCAGTGCCTGAATTTCACATAGACCATATGCAAATGTCTGCATGtaatgaagacagacagacgtacTGACCTACTTAATTGAGCGAGGCCCACTGCACCTTGTGGACCTTTGaataggctagagagagagagagagagattccaaaAAAGgaccagttgccaggaccatgaatacaaattccatctagacacacaaaaactatacatacttcggcctaaacatcagtgtccgctcaccaaccaagaattcccaAAATGGAGCAAACactaaattgagactctgcatgcagaattctgcaaaaatatcctctgtgtacaatgtaaaacaccaaataatgcatgcagagcagaattaggccgatacccactacttataggccgatacccactactatcaaaatccagaaaagagacgttcagttctacaaccacctaaaaggaagcgattcccaaaccttccataacaaagccatcacctacagagagatgaacctggagaagacccacctaagcaagctggtcctggggctctgttctcaaacagaccccacagagccccaggacagcaacacaactagacccaacatttacattttagtcatttagcagacgctcttatccagagtgacttacagtagtgaatgcatacatttcatttcatacatttttagttttttcctactggccccccgtgggaatcgaagccacaaccttggcgttgcaaacaccatgctctaccaactgagccacataccAGTGGGATCCAACCAAAtcaggacaacaacaaaaaaagagaatcacttgacacattggaaagcatttacaaaaaaacagagcaaactagaatgctatttggccctaaacagagagtacacagtggcagaatacctgaccactgtgactgacccaaaattaaggaaatctttgactatgtacagtgagcatagccttgatattgagaaaggcagccaaaggcagacctggctctcaagagaagacaggctatgtgcacactgcccacaaaatgaggtggaaactataagctgcacttcctgacctcctgccaaatgtgtgaccatattagagacacatatttccctcagattacacagatccacaaagaatgtgaaaacaaactcccatatctactgggtgaaataccacagtgtgcaatcacagcagcaagatttgtgaccttttgccattagaaaagagcaaccagtgaagaacaaacaccattgtaaataaaacctatatttgtttatttattttcccttttgtaatttaactatttgcacatcattacaacactgtatatagacttaataTGAGATTTAAAATGTCTtttttcttttggaacttttgtgagtgttatGTTATTTgtaaatttgtattgtttatttcacttttgtttattagctATTTGTCACGTTTGTTGGAATGatcagaccaaagcgcagcgtgagtagcgttccacataatttattagaaagtgaaacttagcaaaatacaaaacaataaataatAAACGAACCGTGACGACAATGCAGTGCTAACAGGCAACtaaacataaacaatatcccataactcacaggtggaaaaaatgctacatatatatgatccccaatcagagacaacgataaccagctgcctctaattgggaatcacacaaatcaccaaaacatagaaaaactaaactagaaccccacatagaaaataataactagaaaacccccagtcacgccctgacctactctaccatagaaaataagagctctctatggtcaggacgtgacactatttcacttgctttggcaatgttaacatatgtttcccatgccaataaagcccttaaattgaattgaattgagagagggaaagagagagagaggatgaggggtaggagggggtggggggggtgggggcgtGTTGTCCACAGGTTTTTTTGGGTTGTCCACAGACAGAGACCAAGCTAGACAGATCCTCCAGGTCATTGTGTCTGTCAATGGGATCCTGTTTCTGGTCCCCAGGAGGACAACACATCACAAGGGCCTCTTGTTTACCTGTGTTCAGTCTGTCATCCTCCCCCTGTAAAAAGAGCTCTGCTTTACTTGAGGGGTGATGATTCCTCTGTAACAGCCAGACAACCCGTtgagtataaacacacatacCTGCATTTCATTCACTGGTGTTTAACTAACCTATTCATTTAGTTTATTATGGGTTTATTCTActcatacacactgattctactTATTGTTTCATTCAAGAAAACCCTCTAGTAGCTGACAATGTCAAACACTAACACTCAGCAATCAATCATACTGGGCTATCTACTGCTGCGATACTAGCACATTGGCCAAGTGCTGAGGCTGGATTGCTGGACATAAcggctgcatttagacaggcagcccaattatgaTATTTCTTTCACGATTTGGTCTTTTGAAAAAATATCTGCTGTGAAAAAATTCTGATataattggtcaaaagaccaattagtgggaaaaatATCGGAATTGGGCTATCCTTGTTAGCAGGACGTCCATTCTGTCTGGTCTAGCTTTCCTACTCCCAACCCTGTGCCAGCTGACAGTGTCTGTTACAGCCCCTCGGTTTTCTTCCTCTGTTATTGTGTAACTGCCCCATTGggtatgtcacgccctgatctgtttcacctggccttgtgcttgtctccaccccctccaccccccatcCAAGCTTACCCGAGTTCTCCAAGAGCCCCCGGAGACTGCcgattcacctcttcccgagccGATGCAGCTCTGCAGGGCTGAACGCGTGCGCAGACTTGAGacccagagttgtctgtattgcagTACTGCTGGTCATTAtgtgtctacctgtcccttcaagagaCCTAGCTCATTCGTTGgagtgagtactctggtgggccttaAAGAAAAATGTCCGTCTCCCCTTACTCGCCCCCCTCTCCGTGCCATGCTGCGGTGGGGTGACCAGTCCAAGTCTTTCCAGGTTCTCATTGACTCGGGGGCCGATGTGAGTCTCATGGACGTTACCCTGGcatccgagctgggcatccccactcaacccctctccattcccatggttGTTAGAGCGCTGaacgggcgctctataggccgggtcacacaccagaccccccccccgTCAACCTACGAGTGTCGGAACCACAGTGAGACGATCCAATTCCTGCTGGTTGAGTCTCTgcaggttcccgtggtattgggattctcttggctgggctactggtgccatcgtgggctggagcccgtcctgccacactcattgcctgaagtcagctctgcctgccccgggacgtcttcctgggggcttggaaaTTTCCCCGGACCTCAACGCCAGCTCcacagagtaccaggacctctggGAGGGGTTCAGTAAGGCCAGTAAGGTTCAGTAAGGCCACTTCACTTCCGCAGCACCGACCGGTATCCAAGAAGGTCAAGCCTGAGGCGCTGGCACGACACTGTAGTGCCGTGGCTACATCCCCGGAAGCTGAGACTTTTTGCCCCcgctccaagatcattagcccctctgctgttcgtcctctgttgccccgtaccctccgtatttTTCTTAACTTGGCTCTGTCTAGAGTCAAAACCTTGTCTGACTGCCCCTTGTCTTCTGTTTCTaggcccatccctcccccctGTGTCATCGATGGCCAGCCAGCATACATTGTGAGACGCAACCTGAAGGTTCATCCACGGagcagtacctggttgactgggagagttatggcccagaggagaggtgctgggttcctgctAAAGACATCTTGGACCCGGCACTCATCGCCGACTTTCACCCCCGGcaccccagtcaaccaggtatccgcctgccgtcctgtacctttgccgctactctggattatcaacccctgcctgccttgacctgtcgtttgcctgcccctgttgttgcaagaaacattgttacttcaacacagtctgcacttgggtcttacctgaaacttGGTAGGGTCACCAGGTACAGAGTTTTATTATGGGTTAATATTTAAGGCCCCAAGTGACTAATTGTCTGATGATACTCACAGAGGATTTCTGTACAATTCTCATTTCTTTTCTTGTCATGTCTTTGACTGTGGAGCTGTTTTGTTTTGGTATTGTAATTCCTTTCAAAGATAGCCGAATTAGCCATGTAGCCTATTCAAGGGATGAGTTATAGTTTGTTGGACATCATGTTTAGGAAAACTGTCAGGAATGGGCAGAAACATGTCGTTCTGTTTATTCAAGTCTTGAATGGATGTGGTTTTGTTCTCCTCTGACTCAATACAACCCTGTCATACAGTCTAAAGATCAAATTTAAAGAGCTCTTCATTGTATAAATGTTTCTGGAACTACTTCAACGGTACTTGACTGAGTATCAATAATAATTATACTTGGAAAAGTTGTATATGAGTTTAAGGGTGCTATGATGTACAGGACAATTGGAGGGCTTGGTGGTGAGAGAAGTTGGATACTGTGCCATTGCTTACCGATGTGATTGTGGAAAAAGAAACAACTCTGTCGATACAGAAGAACATCTTCAATGAAAATAGTCATTTTCTGTATTCTGTAAAAATGTAATGCTTCGTTCATAGTGTGTCACTAAGGACTGATGTCATCAGCATGGGACCAGAGGGGATCAGTTACCAAACTGTTTTCATTAGTTACGGCCCAACACTTTTAGTGTGAGCCAATGACCTAAACACTCTTTGAACACAATGAGTGTTTAACAGAGCCAGTGGGTAATTTGCAGTGAGACATGACATGGTTAAATAGCCTAAACCATTTATTTCCTATAGCTTATTGAGTCTGAGTCAGAGATGTCAGACTGGTACTTTGACAATCACGGTACCTATTTCTCTTACCACACAGGATATACGTAGGCAACAGCTACACTATGTTTACTGTACACTGCAATTCAGAAACTTTGTGATGTCTGGAGACTTGAGATCTGACCCCCTCCGTGACacacagaaaaatatgctttgtatTTTTCGCTGGCCTCTGTAGTTTAATCTGTGTGCAGGGCGGGGAGGCAGACTGTTGTTTGTCTATTTAAAGTCACTCTGTTTGCTCCCACTGTCAACCTGTCTGGGCCTGtcacacttctctctctgtctctctctgtctctctctctctctctctctctctctgtgtctctctctctctctctgtgtctctctctctcctctctcttctctctctctctctctctctctctctctgtctctctctccctgtctctctctctctctctctctgtctctctctctctctctctgtctctctctgtctctctctctctctctctctcttctctctctgtctgtctctctctctctgtcattacaGTTCCTCCTCCACAAGAGAAGACACTCTTTACCCCACCCTCCATTTCCCTCAATTAAGCACACATGGAGGTATGATCAAACCACAACATCTCTTTTACCTGCTACTTGTTCAATTTCCCTTTTCCTTATAACATGTCATGAATAATCATTGACTTTTCACTGAAGTGATATCCTGTTGAGGTTTGAAAGAAAGCACAAGGAAACACGCCATTAACCACTGACCATATACATCCGCTTTATGTTTATACAGCACATATgatacattatacacacacacatctatcgtCGCTGTCTGATGAAAATCTCATCTCCAAAACAGAAACTTTTCagtaaatgaaaaaaatgacCATATTTTCCCATTAACGAATATACAATTATGAAACTTCAGAagatattttgaatacattttcttGGTCCTAGAGTCATGAAATGTTGAGAGTACATTGAGGGGAGTTATTGCTTTCAATAAATGAAAAAACATTTAAATTGGCAAAAATATTGTTACGAGGTTTTCATCAGACAGCGACGACGTCATTTTCAaatgacaaaaacaaataacagaGGCGCTCCAAATGGAATGGAGAGTAATGTTGGCGACGGCACTCTCCGGGTTAAACGAATGGCAAAGGAAAAGTGCAGAGGAAAGTGCAGAGTTCAGCGTTCACACATGGTTCTAGTTAGAGGTCCACGCAGTGGCCTCCCATTAAGTCAAATGTGGTTTGGAGGAGACTTCAATTTTCACAGTTTAAAAAGGTTTTAAGACGTTTTTCTCTCCCCAGGAAGTTTACTTTGAGCCATTgtgtagatagatatagatagatttAGTTGTTGTCAATGTATGTGGGAAGGATTTGTTTTTCCTACATGGAATCGTCTCAATGCACTCTGGTGATTATTAGTCAATGTATAGATCTtcatatatgagagagagaactggtggATGGGGAATGGTTATGGTGCCTGAATGTCTGGCATTTCAAGTTCActgggggagaaaaaaaatcctgTTGTTTTGCTCGCTTTTCCATGGTTAAATCCAAGGGGTCATTAAACATACTAAGCATTTTTACACACACTTAAATTCACGGAAAAGTAAAAACCAGAAGACAAAATCTCCGCTGTTGTGCAGATCTTGAGAGATAAAGAAACGGCATTTGGTCATTGGTGTAGTTCTTAtcaggagtaaaaaaaaaagaaagaacgaAAACCTTAAGTAATCATGTGCTATGTAATCATAAGGCGAGAGGAAAACACTGGTGCTGCAAGTCAAACCGAACAAGGCCTTTCGTTTGCAACCAGTTGTTAAACTGCTCTGTCACAGCTGATCACAGCTCTGGGTACAAGTGTGTCGCCAAGAGCCCGTTGACTTTGGCACCAGTTGAAAGAGCTGCGTGATAACACAAATAACACAAATGGGTGGGCGTCTAATTGTTACCTTAATGTCAACCTTTGCAGCTGCAGTACTGCTGTAATAACATAGCAGAAGATGACAGACATCATGCAGATGTTTtgggaggtaaaaaaaaaaaagaatgtaaaaagtaaattgtaaaataaaaattCAACACAGTATAGAAAACATGTTTGTATCTCATCTCATTTTggctttgtaaaaaaaaaaaaaaatcgccaATAATTTATTGAAATACACAATATAAAacaataatatataacatttTGTACATAAGCTTCAGCTAAAAGTGGTGTGTTTCTCATACTTGCCTCTCCTCAAAGAGGATCTGGGCGTACACAGTGCTTGTGCACGAGGCTTTGTTGTCCGGCAGAGGCTTGACCAGCTCCAACTCTGCATATGTCAGGCTCTCCTCTGCAATCTTCGGCTATAGGGGACAAGGAGAAAGATTAAACGTGTGAAGAAGCATACTCGTCAATTGAGTTATTCATGTTGTGTCTTTTATAATATGATACTGGACAAAATTACCTCGGGATAACAATCACATATACATGGACAGCCCTCTACTGAAATACTGTAGGTGTTGCCTTTTAAATTGTATGTATGAACCAGGAGTTACCCCAGAGCACTTACCAAGACCACTTTCATCGGCTGTACCTTTAAAAGTTTGGGTTTTGGGATTTTGTTTGCTATGGGTGCTGTGGAAGAATACAATGATTACATACTTTATGCAGATAGGGAACACATTGTCTGTGTCACAAGAAACATTTCCCCCCTAAAACCCAAACCCAGAACCAAAATGTTCTCCGTCTGCAATGTTTACGTGCCCGTCCTGTCATTTATTAGTGATGATTTGTACGCAGACGTCAAAGCAGAGTTAAACAGacatacaacgtttgacatgtagCCATTCAGACTACTACGACATGACATGAACTCCTTGTGAGACAGATGCAACACTTTAAAACGGTCAAACATCAGCCTATTCATCTCAAGGGTAAACAAAAATATCACCATCAAGAACAAACGTAACTTTTTTTAAATCCACTGTCTTACTTGATTAGTTGACCATAAACTTTGCACTATTTCTGGTAACACACTGATGTCACAAAGACTGATATAGAAGTTGTTTGGCTCTTTTTCCAGTGTATCTATGCCAGCACGTACGGTATAGTAGATCCATATATGGGCTCAAAAGGTAGTAGCAAGTAAAGCAATGTTCCTCAGATAATTCACAACATCTCTAGCATCAGGAAACAGAGTGTTCAGTACTCCTTTATGCTCTGATGATCACTTTAACCACATTCTCTCCCCCAGACCACATACTCAACTGTGGGTTAGAAGATAGGCTTCTAAGAAAACATACATGCTTGGGTAAGGGAAAATGTGATACAGATGTATGATGTTGTTGAGAGACTGTCTGTTTACCTTTAACTGGTATCTCTGGTGGTATCTCTGACTGGGCTTTGCTTCGTTTCTTCCTGTACCTCCTCTGCTTTTTGGGCAGAGCTGGAGacacactgactagactggtCACCGTCTCCCCTGAACTGCAGACAGCAGACAGGCATGTTTACAGCAGAATTAGAGCAGGGAAATGTAAGTAGCCATCACGGTCATGGAAGAAAAGAGTCTGTGTGTACCATAGTGGCTAAAGTACAGTATAAGTCACAGTTACTTTAGTTTGGATGATGAAGCTTACCTGTTCTGTAGGCTCTTGACCAAATGGTAGTTGTCTATGAGGCAATGAGAAAAAACATAAGCGCATGACGGGCAAAAAACATTCTGCCATTTCATCAAAAAGCATGCCTTGGCTTTACATATCAGAGTCCATTATCTTTAAATGATCTGGTAATATGGCCCAGATGAGGGCTTTCAGTGTTGGATGGAAGGAGCAGGGATAGAGTGTTTACTCGCCTTTTAACTTCTTCTTCCTATGAACATATTGGCAGGTCACCGCCACAGtgaacatgcacatgcacaccaGTCCCACAGAGCAGATCAGCACAGCGCACAGGTACACGTCTGAAACACACAAAACCGACCAGATTAGTCACATTCAAAATATCGTACAACCCTGAAGACTCATGTATCAGTTCTTAGTCACTTATGCAGAAATATCTTTGCCAtctatgacctatttattgtTGTTGCGCTATTTTAGTCAAGTACAATGCAGAGAACCAGAGAGTCGCATTCTTACCTTCAAACAATCTCCACAGACTCTCCTTGGCCGTGGTCGCTGGTAGGACATGCACTGAAAGGAAACCAGGGAAAGTTCATGGTCATCAGTGTGTCAACCGTCCTGCCTGATTATACATTTGCAATACATCTAATTGTACGTGGCTCGGCGTAGGATGACAGCATCGAGGTTATCCTCTCCTCTGGATCCTCTTCCTGAATCACTGACTAGTGGTAGCTAACACCCACCGAGCCGTCCTGAAATACCCCAAACCGCCAGCAGCTGACAACAGCCTCTCTCACACATAGCAGCCATCCTTAGCTTAGCTAGCCACCAGAGCTCCAGGGTTACTGGGCTGAAGCCTGGCTGGGTGTCTGCCTGTCTGGGTGTGCTGCACGTTAGCCTGTACACAGGGTTTAAACTGGGTCTGTGCCA harbors:
- the LOC106579048 gene encoding leucine-rich repeat-containing protein 18; this encodes MAKGNKQSKEPKGRKITLKMAKLALKLTVDGKRRLDLSNMEIASFPKCILKLCDVDELDLSRNMLKKIPDSIDKFINLRWLDLHSNQLDHVPEAIGHLQNLYSLNLCNNLLSSIGLPNEIGLLQKLRSLNLGMNLLESIPSSIAALKELRHLGLFNNHLTRVPECLRNLPHLERVNLKCNPIPSGDDKGIDPIQRVECLYLVRDSCLCASCLKKVKDARQRVDSRLNRAPAHGRSIFAGLITPNSVAQEDQATWSKESH
- the LOC106579006 gene encoding V-set and transmembrane domain-containing protein 4, with translation MKISSVVIVLLTRAFIGEVCQAINITVTPSPFTVAQEGENVTLTCQVSQRRRSSSLPVVKWTFLPERSSSDEEFLIARVNMRKARFYGDYTKSFPWPKLKLTVVKQGKIFDLLIMNISVEDRGLYICRVQEFKKHQNRWKASTNCTAATELRVHVLPATTAKESLWRLFEDVYLCAVLICSVGLVCMCMFTVAVTCQYVHRKKKLKDNYHLVKSLQNSSGETVTSLVSVSPALPKKQRRYRKKRSKAQSEIPPEIPVKAPIANKIPKPKLLKVQPMKVVLPKIAEESLTYAELELVKPLPDNKASCTSTVYAQILFEESSFNWCQSQRALGDTLVPRAVISCDRAV